A section of the Syntrophales bacterium genome encodes:
- the secA gene encoding preprotein translocase subunit SecA: protein MLASLLKRIVGTRNDRILREISLILREINALEPKMMRMSDAELRAMTDKFKERLKDGETLDDILPEAFAVVREAARRTVMMRPFDVQIIGGVVLHQGKIAEMATGEGKTLAATMPLYLNALLGRGCHLVTVNDYLARRDAKWMGPIYEFLGLTVGVIVHGMDDDERREAYNADITYGTNNEFGFDYLRDNMKYALEDYVQRDFYYAIVDEVDSILIDEARTPLIISGPSEESTEKYYRINQIIPRLRRDKDYTVDEKTRTVVLTEEGIARVEQMLKVPNLYDPRNMDLLHHVNQALRAHTLFKRDVDYVVKDGKVIIVDEFTGRLMPGRRYSDGLHQALEAKEHVRIEAENQTLASITFQNFFRMYEKLAGMTGTADTEAEEFKKIYNLEVVVIPTNMPMIRVDYPDVIYRTQAEKINAIIREVRELHAKGRPVLIGTTSIEKSELLSKHLSRYGIKHEVLNAKNHEREAEIVAQAGQRGAVTISTNMAGRGTDIKLGPGVAEMGGLHIIGTERHESRRIDNQLRGRAGRQGDQGSSRFYLSLEDDLLRVFGADRIASIIDKIGGMGEEEPIEHSLVTKAIENAQKRVEAQNFEIRKHLLEYDDVMNKQRQVIYEQRRRVLKGDNLWEDLEGMVEEVVESIVPEYVDAKAHPEDWNLKGLDDRVFKLFSLHLDFAKRKNGIGPLEITEKIINAVKDHLRRKEEQYGRDLMSYLIRFIMLQSIDNHWKDHLLAMDHLREGIGLRGYGQKDPIREYQKEGYEMFMDMTARIKEDVVERLCKVQVRAEEELERTWGRTERVYIMNREDDAQSSQPVRKQKKVGRNEPCPCGSGKKYKKCCGR from the coding sequence ATGTTAGCATCTTTACTGAAACGGATAGTAGGAACGAGAAACGACCGTATTTTGAGAGAGATTTCTCTGATCCTCAGGGAAATCAACGCCCTGGAGCCTAAGATGATGCGTATGAGTGATGCTGAGCTCCGGGCTATGACTGATAAGTTTAAGGAGCGTCTGAAAGACGGAGAAACACTGGATGATATATTGCCTGAGGCCTTTGCTGTAGTTCGGGAAGCGGCAAGGAGAACGGTAATGATGCGGCCTTTTGATGTGCAGATAATCGGGGGTGTTGTTCTCCACCAGGGCAAGATAGCCGAGATGGCAACAGGTGAAGGGAAAACGCTGGCAGCTACAATGCCCCTCTATCTAAATGCCCTTTTGGGTAGGGGATGCCATTTGGTTACGGTTAACGATTACCTTGCAAGACGGGATGCGAAGTGGATGGGCCCCATATACGAATTTCTTGGGCTTACTGTGGGGGTTATTGTGCACGGGATGGATGATGACGAGAGGAGAGAGGCATATAATGCAGACATCACCTACGGCACAAATAACGAGTTCGGGTTTGATTATCTCAGAGATAATATGAAATACGCCCTGGAAGATTACGTGCAGAGGGACTTCTACTACGCCATCGTTGATGAAGTGGATAGCATACTCATTGATGAAGCACGAACACCCCTCATAATTTCCGGACCCTCGGAGGAATCGACGGAAAAGTACTATCGGATCAATCAGATCATCCCTCGCCTAAGGAGAGATAAAGATTATACCGTAGACGAGAAGACGAGAACAGTGGTGCTAACCGAGGAGGGCATTGCGAGGGTCGAGCAGATGTTGAAAGTTCCCAATCTTTACGATCCCCGCAATATGGATCTTCTCCATCACGTGAACCAAGCACTCAGAGCCCACACTCTGTTCAAGAGGGATGTGGATTACGTCGTTAAAGACGGTAAGGTTATAATTGTAGATGAATTTACCGGTCGACTCATGCCTGGAAGAAGGTACAGTGATGGCCTTCATCAGGCCTTGGAGGCCAAGGAACATGTTAGAATCGAAGCTGAAAACCAGACTCTGGCCTCTATCACCTTCCAAAATTTCTTCCGCATGTACGAAAAACTGGCGGGTATGACGGGTACCGCAGACACGGAGGCTGAGGAGTTCAAGAAAATATACAACTTAGAGGTTGTGGTCATACCGACGAATATGCCCATGATAAGGGTGGATTATCCCGATGTAATCTACCGTACTCAGGCGGAGAAGATAAACGCCATAATCCGCGAAGTTAGAGAGCTTCATGCAAAAGGGAGGCCTGTCCTCATAGGCACCACCTCAATTGAGAAGTCTGAGCTTTTAAGTAAGCACCTATCTCGATACGGGATTAAACATGAGGTTCTGAATGCCAAAAACCATGAAAGGGAAGCGGAGATTGTAGCCCAAGCCGGTCAGCGCGGGGCGGTCACCATCTCTACAAATATGGCGGGAAGGGGAACTGATATCAAACTGGGACCGGGTGTAGCTGAAATGGGAGGACTTCACATCATTGGTACTGAGCGTCACGAAAGTCGCAGGATAGATAACCAGTTGAGAGGAAGGGCTGGTCGACAGGGTGATCAGGGATCGTCCCGTTTCTACCTCTCACTTGAGGATGATTTGTTGCGTGTTTTCGGTGCTGATAGGATCGCCTCTATCATCGATAAAATAGGAGGTATGGGGGAGGAAGAACCTATTGAGCATTCCCTTGTTACGAAAGCTATAGAGAATGCTCAGAAGCGTGTGGAAGCCCAGAATTTCGAGATTCGCAAGCATCTCCTCGAGTACGACGATGTGATGAACAAACAGCGTCAGGTGATTTATGAACAGCGCCGACGGGTACTTAAGGGTGATAACCTCTGGGAAGATCTCGAGGGCATGGTGGAAGAGGTGGTGGAGAGCATCGTTCCGGAATATGTGGATGCGAAGGCGCATCCAGAGGATTGGAATCTGAAGGGTCTCGATGATCGGGTCTTTAAGCTCTTCTCCCTGCACCTTGATTTTGCCAAGAGAAAAAACGGAATCGGGCCTTTAGAGATTACAGAAAAAATCATAAATGCCGTTAAAGACCACCTCCGGAGAAAGGAAGAGCAGTACGGCAGGGATCTGATGTCGTACTTGATAAGGTTCATCATGCTTCAGTCTATTGACAACCACTGGAAGGACCATCTTCTGGCGATGGACCATCTGAGGGAGGGTATTGGCCTTCGGGGCTACGGTCAGAAGGACCCGATAAGGGAGTACCAGAAAGAAGGTTACGAAATGTTCATGGACATGACGGCCCGCATAAAGGAAGATGTTGTAGAGCGTTTATGCAAAGTTCAAGTAAGAGCTGAGGAAGAGCTGGAGAGGACTTGGGGAAGAACGGAACGGGTTTATATCATGAACAGGGAGGATGATGCTCAGTCGTCACAGCCTGTTCGAAAGCAGAAGAAGGTCGGCCGTAATGAGCCCTGCCCGTGTGGGAGTGGTAAAAAGTACAAGAAATGCTGCGGTAGATGA
- the argJ gene encoding bifunctional glutamate N-acetyltransferase/amino-acid acetyltransferase ArgJ has translation MACGGDVYAVPGFMAAGVEAGIKSSGQRDLALIFAEIPARTVGVFTTNDFKAAPVLLSQERIKKGTVRAILVNSGNANAATGDEGYHDACLITDKLAELLKVPADEVLMASTGVIGQRMPVGKVEAALPYLVRSLSVDGIGEAAEAIMTTDRFPKISFRRVLVGGNEVSICGIAKGAGMIEPSMATMLSFTLTDAVIDRSTMERIFKHAVDKTFNAVSVDGCMSTNDTAVFMASGAAGNRSIKINSSDCQRFREVLTDVLGDLARLMVKDGEGATKVIEITVEEAASLRDAKRVAKAVANANLVKAAFFGEDPNWGRIVSAAGSLGIGIPVQRFELSIGEKVVFKNGRGVEVDRKLLEEVVKTPEIKVRLKLGMGKSSWRVWASDLTYEYVRINAHYTT, from the coding sequence ATGGCATGTGGAGGTGACGTTTACGCTGTTCCTGGATTCATGGCTGCGGGTGTCGAAGCGGGCATAAAGTCATCTGGACAACGCGATCTAGCCCTTATTTTTGCGGAAATTCCAGCGAGAACAGTGGGGGTTTTCACAACAAACGACTTTAAGGCGGCACCGGTTTTATTGTCCCAGGAACGGATAAAGAAGGGTACAGTCAGAGCGATACTCGTTAACAGTGGCAACGCGAACGCTGCTACAGGGGACGAGGGTTATCATGACGCCTGTCTAATAACAGATAAACTCGCTGAGCTTTTAAAAGTCCCTGCCGATGAAGTTCTCATGGCTTCTACTGGCGTTATTGGACAGAGAATGCCAGTCGGCAAGGTGGAAGCTGCTTTACCTTACCTTGTTCGATCCTTAAGTGTGGATGGAATAGGTGAGGCAGCAGAAGCAATTATGACCACTGACCGTTTTCCAAAGATTTCTTTTCGTAGGGTCTTAGTTGGCGGAAATGAGGTTTCCATCTGTGGCATTGCCAAAGGAGCAGGTATGATTGAACCCTCAATGGCTACCATGCTTTCTTTTACTCTGACCGATGCTGTAATTGATCGTTCCACAATGGAACGGATCTTCAAACATGCAGTGGATAAAACGTTCAATGCGGTATCCGTCGATGGATGTATGAGCACGAATGACACAGCTGTTTTTATGGCGAGCGGCGCAGCAGGGAACAGGAGTATCAAGATAAATTCCAGTGATTGTCAGCGTTTCCGGGAGGTTCTTACGGATGTCCTTGGAGATCTTGCCCGGCTCATGGTGAAGGATGGGGAGGGTGCTACGAAAGTAATAGAGATTACTGTGGAAGAGGCAGCTAGTTTGAGAGATGCAAAACGGGTAGCGAAGGCTGTGGCTAATGCCAATCTGGTAAAAGCAGCGTTTTTCGGAGAGGATCCCAACTGGGGACGTATAGTTTCTGCTGCTGGTTCTCTGGGTATTGGTATTCCTGTGCAAAGATTCGAGCTTTCCATAGGAGAGAAAGTTGTTTTTAAGAACGGAAGAGGTGTGGAGGTTGATAGGAAGCTCCTGGAAGAGGTAGTGAAGACTCCCGAGATAAAAGTGAGACTCAAACTGGGAATGGGGAAATCTTCCTGGCGAGTCTGGGCTTCCGATCTTACTTACGAGTACGTGAGGATAAATGCTCATTATACAACGTAG
- the rpsB gene encoding 30S ribosomal protein S2: MTAVSMKLLLEAGVHFGHQTNKWNPKMKPYIFGARNGIYIIDLQQTVVLFQRAYEFVIELVAQGGELLFVGTKKQAQDAIKEEAERCGMPYVNQRWLGGMLTNFATIKRSIDRLNQLDAMFADDSVRALPKKEVAALQKKREKLEKVLGGIRNIKGLPAGVFIVDPKREEIAVKEARKLSIPIVAIVDTNCDPDLIDYVVPGNDDAIRAIRLFASRIADAVLEGKKLYEERVQAETDKEVGPVGVAASEVWEEADVPESVEFSDLEYEEGFEEE, translated from the coding sequence ATGACCGCAGTTTCCATGAAATTACTGTTAGAGGCAGGGGTCCACTTCGGTCATCAGACCAACAAGTGGAATCCCAAGATGAAACCTTACATTTTTGGAGCCCGCAACGGCATATATATCATCGATCTCCAGCAAACGGTTGTGCTCTTCCAAAGGGCTTACGAGTTTGTGATAGAACTTGTGGCTCAAGGCGGAGAGCTGTTGTTTGTGGGTACCAAAAAACAGGCACAGGATGCCATAAAAGAAGAGGCAGAGCGTTGTGGTATGCCTTATGTTAACCAGCGGTGGCTTGGTGGAATGTTGACGAATTTCGCCACTATTAAAAGAAGCATAGACCGATTGAATCAACTGGATGCAATGTTTGCTGATGATTCCGTTCGAGCTTTGCCCAAAAAAGAAGTGGCGGCTTTACAGAAGAAGAGAGAGAAACTCGAAAAGGTTCTTGGTGGGATAAGGAACATCAAGGGATTACCGGCGGGTGTTTTTATTGTGGATCCTAAGAGGGAAGAGATCGCCGTTAAAGAGGCGCGTAAACTTAGTATACCTATCGTGGCGATAGTGGATACTAATTGTGACCCCGATCTTATAGATTACGTGGTGCCTGGAAATGACGATGCCATAAGGGCTATAAGATTGTTCGCCTCCCGCATTGCGGATGCGGTTCTTGAGGGCAAGAAGCTGTATGAGGAGAGGGTCCAAGCAGAAACGGACAAAGAAGTAGGACCTGTTGGTGTTGCTGCTTCAGAAGTCTGGGAAGAAGCAGATGTACCTGAGAGTGTGGAATTTTCAGACTTGGAGTATGAAGAGGGTTTTGAAGAGGAATAA
- the tsf gene encoding translation elongation factor Ts has product MNITADMVKKLRDKTGAGMMDCKEALTASNGDFDKAIEYLRKKGMSAATKRSSKAAKEGTIASYIHMGGKIGVLVELNCETDFVAKTDDFKELARDIAMHVAALNPQYVKPEDIPEEVLEREKNIYREQLIKENKPEKVWDRIIEGKLKKFYEEVCLLNQKFIKDPEITVETLINNLIAKTGENIVLRRFVRFQLGEEL; this is encoded by the coding sequence GTGAACATAACAGCTGATATGGTGAAGAAACTCAGGGATAAAACCGGTGCTGGGATGATGGATTGCAAAGAGGCATTGACAGCTTCAAATGGGGATTTCGATAAGGCCATTGAGTATCTGAGGAAAAAGGGAATGTCTGCGGCCACAAAGCGATCCTCAAAAGCTGCCAAGGAAGGAACCATAGCGTCTTACATACATATGGGTGGGAAGATAGGTGTGCTCGTGGAGCTCAATTGTGAAACGGATTTTGTGGCAAAGACAGACGATTTCAAGGAGCTGGCGAGAGACATCGCCATGCATGTGGCTGCTTTGAACCCTCAGTATGTCAAACCAGAGGATATTCCTGAAGAGGTTCTGGAAAGGGAGAAGAACATCTACCGGGAACAGCTTATTAAGGAGAATAAACCGGAGAAGGTCTGGGACCGCATTATTGAGGGAAAGTTGAAGAAGTTCTACGAAGAGGTTTGTCTTTTGAATCAGAAGTTTATTAAGGATCCTGAGATAACTGTGGAAACACTAATAAATAATCTCATTGCCAAGACGGGAGAGAATATTGTCTTGCGCCGTTTCGTGCGTTTCCAGCTCGGAGAGGAGCTGTAA
- the pyrH gene encoding UMP kinase encodes MKGKQFKRVLLKLSGEAFLGESKSGVDFTVMREIASEVREVVERGVQIGIVVGAGNFWRGRDAELSGMDRTMADYAGMLATLINALAFQSILERMGLETRVQSAIEVREVAEGFIPRRALNHLDKGRVVIFAGGTGNPFFSTDTAAALRAVEMKADVLLKATKVDGVFDSDPINNPHAVKFDRITFTDVLMRDLKVMDATAIAICRENHLPILVFNLLQKGNIIKAVSGHSIGTLVEE; translated from the coding sequence ATGAAAGGGAAGCAGTTTAAAAGGGTTTTACTTAAGCTTAGCGGTGAAGCTTTTCTGGGTGAATCAAAATCTGGTGTAGACTTTACTGTAATGAGAGAAATTGCTTCCGAGGTTCGGGAGGTAGTGGAAAGGGGTGTTCAAATAGGCATTGTTGTAGGAGCTGGAAACTTCTGGCGCGGTAGAGATGCAGAACTCTCGGGTATGGATAGAACGATGGCTGATTACGCCGGGATGCTGGCCACGCTTATAAACGCACTGGCCTTTCAGAGCATTTTGGAAAGAATGGGTTTAGAAACAAGAGTTCAGTCTGCTATTGAAGTAAGAGAAGTTGCAGAAGGATTTATACCTCGGCGGGCTTTGAATCACCTAGATAAGGGGAGGGTGGTCATTTTTGCTGGAGGAACGGGAAACCCTTTTTTCTCCACGGATACGGCAGCGGCATTGAGAGCAGTAGAGATGAAGGCAGACGTGCTTCTCAAGGCCACAAAAGTGGATGGCGTGTTTGACAGCGACCCCATAAACAATCCGCACGCTGTGAAGTTTGACCGCATTACGTTTACCGATGTGCTTATGAGGGATCTTAAGGTTATGGACGCTACTGCAATTGCGATCTGCAGGGAGAACCATCTACCCATTTTGGTGTTTAATCTTTTGCAAAAGGGGAATATCATAAAAGCTGTATCGGGACATTCCATTGGAACCCTTGTGGAGGAATGA
- the frr gene encoding ribosome recycling factor: MKDEIFDELKENFEKAIQSLEKSFGKVRTGRASLTLLDGIKVDYYGVPTPLNQVANLSIPESRMIVIAPWDTSLIGAIEKSIQKSELGLMPSNDGKVVRIVMPPLTEERRKELVKMVRKMAEDCRVKLRNARREANEKFKNLKKENKISEDDMFTCQEEVQKRMDKYMDKVEEILKAKEKEIMEI, encoded by the coding sequence ATGAAAGACGAAATATTTGATGAATTAAAGGAGAATTTTGAAAAGGCCATTCAGAGTTTAGAGAAGTCTTTCGGTAAAGTTCGCACAGGAAGGGCCTCCCTCACTCTTCTCGACGGGATCAAGGTAGATTACTATGGAGTGCCCACTCCGCTCAATCAGGTGGCAAATTTATCCATTCCGGAGAGCAGAATGATCGTTATTGCCCCCTGGGACACGAGTTTGATCGGTGCTATCGAGAAGTCCATACAGAAGTCTGAGTTGGGTTTAATGCCGTCCAACGATGGTAAAGTGGTACGTATTGTTATGCCACCGTTGACCGAGGAGAGACGAAAAGAGCTGGTAAAGATGGTAAGGAAAATGGCGGAGGATTGTCGGGTAAAGTTAAGGAACGCCAGGCGGGAGGCAAATGAAAAGTTTAAAAACTTAAAAAAGGAAAACAAGATTTCAGAAGATGATATGTTTACGTGTCAGGAAGAAGTGCAGAAGCGCATGGATAAGTACATGGATAAGGTGGAGGAGATATTGAAGGCTAAAGAAAAGGAAATAATGGAGATATGA
- a CDS encoding isoprenyl transferase — protein sequence MQDVSEKRLPQHIAIIMDGNGRWAKKHKKKRIEGHRRGAEAVRIVVRACRELGIPYLTLFAFSTENWLRPYEEVSGLMRLLKQYIQSEIDELSKNDIRLNVIGDLSSLKKSVRRALEDAMKKTENNRSMVLNLALSYGGRDEIVMAARRLIQDAKEGLISPDEVDDETFSRYLYTAGIPDPDLLIRTSGEFRISNFLLWQCAYTEFYFTDVFWPDFTKEDLLAAISEYQRRERRFGRTSDQL from the coding sequence ATGCAAGATGTATCGGAGAAAAGACTGCCCCAGCATATCGCCATTATCATGGATGGAAACGGCCGTTGGGCGAAAAAGCATAAGAAGAAGAGGATCGAGGGTCACCGTAGAGGTGCAGAAGCTGTCAGAATCGTTGTCCGTGCCTGTCGGGAGTTGGGCATACCGTATCTAACACTTTTCGCTTTTTCCACGGAGAACTGGTTACGTCCCTATGAGGAAGTAAGTGGTTTGATGAGATTGCTAAAACAGTACATCCAGAGTGAAATCGATGAACTTTCAAAGAACGATATACGACTAAATGTCATAGGTGATTTATCTTCATTAAAGAAATCCGTGCGCCGGGCCCTTGAGGATGCTATGAAGAAGACGGAGAATAATAGAAGTATGGTCCTCAATCTTGCTCTCAGTTATGGCGGACGTGATGAGATAGTTATGGCTGCAAGGAGATTGATTCAAGATGCCAAAGAGGGCCTCATCAGTCCCGATGAAGTGGACGATGAGACCTTTTCACGTTACCTTTACACTGCTGGTATTCCGGACCCGGATTTACTGATAAGGACGAGTGGTGAGTTCAGAATAAGCAACTTTTTGCTGTGGCAGTGTGCTTATACGGAATTTTACTTTACGGATGTTTTTTGGCCTGATTTTACAAAAGAAGATCTGCTTGCGGCTATTTCTGAATACCAGAGAAGGGAGCGTCGTTTTGGGAGAACAAGCGACCAACTATAA
- a CDS encoding phosphatidate cytidylyltransferase: MGEQATNYNMRDTSHLKRWLTAIVVLPLVVSVIIFGSHLGFTLLITVLVLLGLHEYQTLVFGTHWSIYKVYVLFAGLLIPLAFYAGNGDIVLAVISMTVIVFFIIQLTNVREDGLDITRLMKSVLGFLYVPLLFSHFIWIRRFDDGVVWVFFVLVLAFSGDVAAFYGGRMFGKNRLAPFISAGKSIEGTVALCIGSVIACVIYSYFLLPKLYPFHAVAIGFVGSVIGQLGDLCESLIKRGAGVKDSGRMLPGHGGVLDRLDCLLFIVPFVYYYKQFVVG, encoded by the coding sequence TTGGGAGAACAAGCGACCAACTATAACATGCGAGATACATCCCATCTAAAACGATGGCTAACGGCAATTGTGGTTTTACCTCTTGTGGTGTCTGTGATAATCTTTGGATCCCATCTGGGTTTTACCCTTCTCATCACAGTTTTAGTTCTCCTTGGGTTGCACGAGTATCAAACACTAGTTTTTGGAACACATTGGTCGATATATAAAGTTTACGTATTATTCGCTGGTCTCCTTATTCCTTTAGCCTTTTATGCAGGAAACGGGGACATTGTACTTGCCGTAATCAGCATGACTGTTATTGTTTTTTTCATTATTCAGCTAACAAACGTCAGGGAGGATGGTCTGGATATTACCAGACTTATGAAGAGTGTACTGGGTTTTCTATACGTACCTCTTCTTTTTTCCCACTTCATATGGATAAGGCGTTTCGATGACGGGGTGGTGTGGGTTTTTTTTGTGCTTGTTCTTGCTTTTTCAGGGGATGTTGCAGCATTTTATGGGGGAAGAATGTTTGGAAAAAATAGACTTGCCCCTTTTATTAGCGCCGGTAAAAGCATAGAGGGGACAGTTGCGCTGTGCATAGGTAGTGTCATAGCCTGCGTAATATATTCATATTTTTTACTTCCCAAACTATACCCTTTCCACGCGGTCGCAATAGGTTTTGTTGGTAGTGTTATAGGTCAGCTTGGAGATCTCTGTGAATCCCTTATAAAGCGCGGGGCAGGAGTTAAAGACTCAGGGCGCATGCTGCCCGGTCATGGGGGCGTGCTGGACAGGCTGGACTGCCTTTTGTTTATAGTGCCGTTTGTATATTATTACAAACAGTTTGTTGTCGGATGA
- a CDS encoding 1-deoxy-D-xylulose-5-phosphate reductoisomerase: MKKIAILGSTGSIGVNTLNVIKAHPDRFKVVALAAGRNVEVLREQIAVFKPQVVAVADERVARLLSSMVDDVSPAEILWGQDGYVQVGTLPEVDMVVSALVGAIGLVPTISAVEAGKDVALANKESLVIGGSFIMEAAKRRGCKIIPVDSEHSAVFQCLEGQRRENLRKIILTASGGPFRELGIDDLKRVTPQDALRHPNWQMGKKVTVDSATLMNKGLEVIEASWIFAIPVEKIDVVIHPQSIVHSMVEFEDGSVMAQLSVPDMRIPIAYALSYPERIVTGVPYLDFRTLSPLTFMELDFARFPCIKIAYEAARAGGDRPVVMNAANEVAVEAFLEGRIGFTVMPEIISGALDSLVFTKPQTVEDVLEIDRVARDVARGLLKEMEKK, translated from the coding sequence ATGAAGAAGATCGCCATACTAGGTTCTACAGGTTCAATAGGGGTAAACACACTGAACGTGATCAAGGCTCACCCTGACAGGTTCAAAGTGGTAGCCCTTGCAGCGGGACGGAACGTTGAGGTACTTCGTGAACAGATCGCAGTATTTAAACCGCAGGTGGTCGCCGTGGCAGACGAGAGGGTAGCAAGACTACTGAGTTCTATGGTGGACGATGTCTCACCGGCAGAGATCCTCTGGGGTCAGGATGGATATGTCCAGGTTGGAACACTTCCAGAAGTGGACATGGTGGTTTCTGCTCTTGTGGGTGCCATTGGTCTTGTTCCCACAATTTCAGCCGTGGAGGCGGGTAAAGATGTTGCATTAGCTAACAAAGAATCGCTGGTTATCGGTGGTTCGTTTATTATGGAAGCGGCAAAGCGACGTGGTTGCAAGATTATACCAGTGGATAGTGAGCATAGCGCAGTGTTTCAGTGTCTGGAAGGTCAGCGCCGGGAGAATCTTCGAAAAATTATTCTCACCGCTTCCGGAGGACCATTTAGGGAGTTGGGCATTGATGATCTAAAGAGAGTTACACCACAGGATGCGTTGCGACATCCCAACTGGCAAATGGGGAAAAAGGTAACGGTTGATTCGGCAACACTTATGAATAAAGGTCTGGAAGTAATTGAGGCGAGCTGGATTTTCGCCATACCAGTGGAAAAAATCGATGTGGTAATACATCCACAGAGTATTGTCCATTCAATGGTGGAATTCGAGGATGGATCCGTGATGGCACAACTCTCGGTGCCCGACATGCGAATACCCATTGCTTATGCACTTTCATATCCCGAGAGGATTGTAACGGGGGTGCCGTATCTGGACTTCCGCACGTTATCTCCTTTGACATTTATGGAACTGGATTTTGCACGTTTTCCTTGTATAAAAATTGCGTATGAAGCAGCCAGGGCTGGTGGGGATAGACCTGTAGTTATGAACGCCGCCAACGAAGTGGCCGTGGAAGCCTTCCTCGAGGGGAGGATCGGATTTACCGTGATGCCCGAAATTATAAGTGGTGCTCTCGACAGTTTAGTGTTCACAAAACCTCAAACAGTGGAGGATGTGCTGGAGATTGATAGAGTTGCTCGGGATGTTGCGAGGGGATTACTGAAAGAAATGGAGAAAAAATGA